A DNA window from Allokutzneria albata contains the following coding sequences:
- a CDS encoding glutaminase, with translation MHIPDLLARISAEVADEVGRGSAADYIPALARVDTGRFGMAVAELDGTVHGTGDWRQRFSVQSVSKVFTLALVLAQPGGDQVWDRVGREPSGDPFNSLVQLEHEDGIPRNPFINAGALVVTDELAARGSDVTGELLSFLRKESSSPGITVDEEVAASEAAHADRNRALAYFMASYGNMRASVPDVLAQYVRQCSIAMNCAELALSGLFLARHGIRNDGTRLLERSQAKRINAVMLTCGTYDAAGQFAYRVGLPGKSGVSGAILAVVPGRCTVCVWSPGLDARGNSVAGVAALDRFTTLTGWSVF, from the coding sequence GTGCACATCCCCGACCTGCTCGCGCGGATCTCCGCCGAGGTCGCCGACGAGGTCGGCAGGGGCTCGGCCGCCGACTACATCCCGGCGCTGGCCCGCGTCGACACCGGCCGGTTCGGCATGGCCGTCGCCGAGCTGGACGGAACCGTGCACGGCACCGGCGACTGGCGGCAGCGGTTCTCGGTGCAGAGCGTGTCGAAGGTGTTCACCCTGGCCCTGGTCCTCGCCCAGCCCGGCGGGGACCAGGTCTGGGACCGCGTGGGCCGGGAACCCTCCGGTGATCCGTTCAACTCGCTCGTCCAGCTCGAACACGAGGACGGCATCCCGCGCAACCCGTTCATCAACGCCGGCGCCCTGGTGGTCACCGACGAGCTGGCCGCGCGCGGCAGTGATGTGACGGGGGAGCTGCTTTCCTTCCTGCGCAAGGAAAGCAGCTCCCCCGGGATCACCGTCGACGAGGAGGTCGCCGCTTCCGAGGCCGCCCACGCCGACCGCAACCGGGCGCTGGCGTACTTCATGGCCTCCTACGGCAACATGCGCGCGTCCGTGCCGGACGTGCTCGCGCAGTACGTGCGGCAGTGCTCGATCGCGATGAACTGCGCCGAGCTGGCGTTGTCGGGGTTGTTCCTCGCGCGGCACGGCATCCGCAACGACGGGACCCGCCTGTTGGAGCGCAGCCAGGCCAAGCGGATCAACGCCGTCATGCTCACGTGCGGCACCTACGACGCGGCGGGCCAGTTCGCCTACCGCGTCGGCCTGCCCGGCAAGAGCGGTGTCAGCGGCGCGATCCTCGCCGTCGTGCCCGGCCGGTGCACCGTGTGCGTGTGGAGCCCCGGCCTGGACGCGCGCGGCAACTCCGTCGCCGGTGTCGCCGCCCTCGACCGCTTCACCACTCTCACCGGCTGGTCGGTCTTCTAG
- a CDS encoding alpha/beta fold hydrolase, translating to MIALTASPALAAPAVVWGACPGLPGDVECAKLDVPIDHRNPAAGTLVIDVSRLKATGGKGRELLLLNPGGPGGEGIGLPLAFKDNAIAAKFEVVGFNPRGTGSSLLNCGLPPEPGLPVTRPTEQQIRDHILDAQRRERACQQAGSAVRPHLSTANTARDMDVIRSALGGKKINYLGFSYGTYLGAVYGSLFPHRMNRSVFDSSMNPEWLYYEQAKQQAVSARQNYRTWSGWVAEHHAHYGFGRTAVEVQASLDALGTALGAKPLVVQGAPYPIDRNALDIVLGAQTPNRKGWADFAATIKKVREASVSGTLDLDTAKAVGAMLDDLKLGLELLHSGAFATVTCEAEWSRDTRLYASEMRRFAAEYPVGRGAHAAAASECAFRSFTPAEPMVPLRRFGFPAGLVVQGDHDPVTGYAGGPVMASRMGYRLLSVVDSGVHGHYGRNDCVTKAIDSYLIDGVLPPRGTTCAGDPRPKP from the coding sequence GTGATCGCATTGACCGCCAGCCCGGCGCTGGCCGCTCCCGCCGTTGTCTGGGGCGCCTGTCCCGGACTTCCCGGCGACGTGGAATGCGCCAAGCTCGACGTTCCCATTGATCATCGGAATCCCGCCGCGGGCACGCTGGTGATCGATGTGAGCAGGCTCAAGGCGACCGGTGGCAAGGGCAGGGAGCTGTTGCTGCTCAACCCGGGCGGGCCGGGTGGGGAGGGCATCGGGCTGCCGCTGGCGTTCAAGGACAACGCGATCGCGGCGAAGTTCGAGGTCGTCGGCTTCAACCCGAGGGGAACGGGCAGCTCACTGCTGAACTGCGGCCTGCCGCCGGAGCCGGGGCTGCCGGTGACCAGGCCGACCGAGCAGCAGATCCGCGACCACATCCTCGACGCGCAGCGCCGCGAGCGCGCGTGCCAGCAGGCCGGTTCCGCCGTTCGGCCGCATCTCAGCACCGCGAATACCGCCAGGGACATGGATGTCATCCGTTCGGCCCTTGGCGGGAAGAAAATCAACTATCTCGGGTTCTCCTACGGAACGTATCTGGGCGCGGTGTACGGCTCGTTGTTCCCGCACCGGATGAACCGCAGCGTCTTCGATTCTTCGATGAACCCGGAGTGGCTGTATTACGAGCAGGCGAAGCAGCAGGCCGTCTCCGCGCGGCAGAACTACCGCACCTGGTCGGGCTGGGTCGCCGAGCACCACGCGCACTACGGCTTCGGTCGCACGGCCGTCGAGGTCCAGGCCTCCCTGGACGCGCTCGGCACGGCGCTCGGCGCGAAGCCCTTGGTCGTCCAGGGTGCGCCGTACCCGATCGACCGCAACGCGCTGGACATCGTGCTCGGAGCGCAGACCCCGAACCGCAAGGGCTGGGCCGACTTCGCCGCCACGATCAAGAAGGTCCGCGAGGCTTCGGTGTCCGGAACCCTCGACCTCGACACCGCCAAGGCCGTCGGTGCGATGCTCGACGATCTGAAGCTGGGCCTCGAACTGCTGCACTCCGGCGCGTTCGCGACGGTGACCTGCGAGGCGGAGTGGTCGCGCGACACCCGCCTCTACGCCTCGGAGATGCGCCGCTTCGCCGCGGAGTACCCCGTCGGTCGTGGTGCCCACGCGGCGGCGGCCTCGGAGTGCGCCTTCCGGTCGTTCACCCCGGCCGAGCCGATGGTCCCGTTGCGCCGCTTCGGTTTCCCGGCCGGGCTCGTGGTGCAGGGCGATCACGACCCGGTGACCGGCTACGCGGGCGGACCGGTCATGGCCTCGCGGATGGGCTACCGTCTTCTGTCCGTTGTGGACAGTGGGGTGCACGGGCACTACGGCCGCAACGACTGCGTCACCAAGGCGATCGACTCCTACCTGATCGACGGAGTCCTGCCCCCGCGGGGCACCACCTGCGCAGGCGACCCCCGCCCCAAGCCCTGA
- the glmS gene encoding glutamine--fructose-6-phosphate transaminase (isomerizing) — translation MCGIVGYIGRRQAAPILVEGLHRLEYRGYDSAGLATPEADGFRVIKTEGRVQQLRNLIKEEIPATIGIAHTRWATHGEPSDANAHPHLDASGRIALVHNGIIENADRLRAQLTADGVVFASETDTEALAHLIGRSEAATLEEKVREALSRVEGTYGIVVLDLDNPGQLVVARNGSPIVLGIGESEMFVASDVAALVRHTQQVVYLDDGELAVVRADEFHTSTLAVEASPVVKSPTTVDLVVDDYELGGSADFMSKEIHEQPTALSRALSGRLNERFATAHLGGINMDPRELRAIRRVKFLGCGSSYYAGQMGAQLVEELARIPADAEPASEFRYRNPVVEADTLYVALSQSGETLDTLAAAQELKRKGGQLLGVVNVVGSAIARECGSGIFLHAGPEVSVASTKALTNTATSLAMLALLLGRVRDLSTADGKRIVAGLRRLPDQVAEILAQEQAVAEVAARFADTRSMFFVGRVRGWPVAREGAQKLKEISYVHAEAYQASELKHGPLALIDNTMPTVIIVPDDELLSKNIGTIEEIKARNGAVIAVTNAELPEGLADAELRVPRNETELDPILFTIPLQLFAYHLAAKLGRDIDRPRNLAKSVTVE, via the coding sequence GGCGCGTCCAGCAGCTGCGGAACCTGATCAAGGAGGAGATCCCGGCCACCATCGGCATCGCGCACACGCGGTGGGCGACGCACGGTGAGCCCAGCGACGCCAACGCGCACCCGCACCTGGACGCCAGTGGCCGGATCGCCTTGGTGCACAACGGCATCATCGAGAACGCCGACCGGCTCCGGGCGCAGCTGACCGCCGACGGCGTGGTCTTCGCCTCCGAGACCGACACCGAGGCGCTGGCCCACCTGATCGGCCGCAGCGAGGCCGCCACGCTGGAGGAGAAGGTCCGCGAGGCGCTGAGCCGGGTCGAGGGCACCTACGGCATCGTCGTGCTGGACCTGGACAACCCCGGCCAGCTGGTGGTGGCCCGCAACGGCAGCCCCATCGTGCTCGGCATCGGCGAGAGCGAGATGTTCGTCGCCTCCGACGTCGCCGCCCTGGTCCGGCACACCCAGCAGGTGGTCTACCTCGACGACGGCGAGCTGGCCGTGGTGCGCGCCGACGAGTTCCACACCAGCACCCTGGCCGTGGAGGCCAGCCCGGTGGTGAAGTCCCCGACCACGGTGGACCTGGTGGTCGACGACTACGAGCTGGGCGGCTCGGCGGACTTCATGAGCAAGGAGATCCACGAGCAGCCCACCGCGCTGAGCCGGGCGCTCAGCGGCAGGCTCAACGAGCGCTTCGCCACCGCCCACCTCGGCGGCATCAACATGGACCCGCGCGAGCTGCGCGCGATCCGCCGGGTGAAGTTCCTCGGCTGCGGTTCCTCCTACTACGCGGGCCAGATGGGCGCGCAGCTGGTCGAGGAGCTGGCCCGCATCCCCGCCGACGCCGAGCCCGCGTCGGAGTTCCGCTACCGCAACCCGGTGGTGGAGGCGGACACCCTCTACGTGGCGCTGAGCCAGTCCGGCGAGACCCTGGACACCCTCGCGGCGGCCCAGGAGCTCAAGCGCAAGGGCGGTCAGCTGCTCGGCGTGGTGAACGTGGTCGGCAGCGCCATCGCCCGCGAGTGCGGCAGCGGCATCTTCCTGCACGCCGGGCCGGAGGTGTCGGTGGCCTCGACCAAGGCGCTGACCAACACCGCGACCTCGCTGGCCATGCTCGCCCTGCTGCTGGGCCGCGTGCGCGACCTGTCCACCGCGGACGGCAAGCGGATCGTGGCCGGCCTGCGCAGGCTGCCCGACCAGGTCGCGGAGATCCTGGCCCAGGAGCAGGCGGTGGCCGAGGTCGCCGCGCGCTTCGCCGACACCAGGAGCATGTTCTTCGTCGGCCGCGTCCGGGGCTGGCCGGTGGCCCGCGAGGGCGCGCAGAAGCTCAAGGAGATCTCCTACGTGCACGCCGAGGCGTACCAGGCCTCCGAGCTCAAGCACGGCCCGCTCGCGCTGATCGACAACACCATGCCGACGGTGATCATCGTCCCTGACGACGAGCTGCTGTCGAAGAACATCGGCACCATCGAGGAGATCAAGGCCCGCAACGGCGCGGTGATCGCGGTGACCAACGCCGAGCTGCCCGAGGGCCTGGCCGACGCGGAGCTGCGGGTGCCGCGCAACGAGACCGAGCTGGACCCGATCCTGTTCACCATCCCGTTGCAGCTGTTCGCCTACCACCTGGCGGCGAAGCTGGGCCGCGACATCGACCGGCCGCGCAACCTGGCCAAGAGCGTCACGGTGGAGTAG